A section of the Saccopteryx leptura isolate mSacLep1 chromosome 6, mSacLep1_pri_phased_curated, whole genome shotgun sequence genome encodes:
- the IMP3 gene encoding U3 small nucleolar ribonucleoprotein protein IMP3 produces MVRKLKFHEQKLLKQVDFLNWEVTDHNLHELRVLRRYGLQRREDYTRYNQLSRSVRDLARRLRDLPERDPFRVRASAALLDKLYALGLVPTRSSLELCDFVTASSFCRRRLPTVLLKLRMAQHLQAAVAFVEQGHVRVGPDVVTDPAFIVTRSMEDFVTWVDSSKIKRHVLEYNEERDDFDLEA; encoded by the coding sequence ATGGTGCGGAAACTTAAGTTTCACGAGCAGAAGCTGTTGAAGCAGGTGGACTTCCTGAACTGGGAGGTCACTGACCACAACCTACACGAGCTGCGCGTGTTGCGGCGTTACGGGCTGCAGCGGCGGGAGGACTACACCCGCTACAACCAGCTGAGCCGCTCCGTGCGCGATCTGGCGCGGCGCCTGCGCGACCTGCCCGAACGCGACCCGTTCCGCGTGCGCGCTTCGGCCGCGCTGCTGGACAAGCTGTATGCGCTCGGATTGGTGCCCACGCGCAGCTCCTTGGAGCTCTGCGACTTCGTCACCGCCTCATCCTTCTGCCGCCGCCGCCTACCCACCGTGCTACTGAAGCTGCGCATGGCGCAGCACCTCCAGGCCGCCGTGGCCTTCGTGGAGCAGGGCCATGTGCGCGTGGGCCCAGACGTCGTCACCGACCCTGCCTTCATTGTCACGCGCAGCATGGAGGACTTCGTCACCTGGGTCGACTCGTCCAAGATCAAACGCCATGTGCTGGAATACAATGAGGAGCGCGATGACTTCGACCTGGAAGCCTAG